From Ptychodera flava strain L36383 chromosome 2, AS_Pfla_20210202, whole genome shotgun sequence, the proteins below share one genomic window:
- the LOC139115748 gene encoding uncharacterized protein: MTCKYGRSTCEHVEAFRTWSQQHEKEIPEDEHLDPPSSTFSYVSYKPIPYILPDDFKQKNDRQRSGKINIPSALIPTIPTSGAFAKCIHGCEWDGDDAVEHNWCLGEATLYFEAFQ, encoded by the exons ATGACCTGCAAGTATGGGAGATCAACTTGTGAGCACGTGGAGGCATTCAGAACCTGGTCCCAACAACATGAAAAAGAAATTCCAGAGGATGAACACCTTGACCCTCCCAGCAGTACATTTTCATACGTATCCTACAAACCAATACCGTATATCCTGCCAGATGATTTCAAGCAGAAGAATGACAGACAACGCAGTGGAAAG ATAAATATACCATCAGCTTTGATCCCAACCATACCAACCAGTGGAGCATTTGCCAAGTGTATTCATGGCTGTGAATGGGATGGTGATGATGCTGTAGAGCACAACTGGTGTTTAGGGGAGGCAACTTTATACTTCGAAGCTTTTCAGTGA